In one window of Tumebacillus algifaecis DNA:
- a CDS encoding Na+/H+ antiporter NhaC family protein: MIDEQKRSFSFGIAGLPFLCSLTGLLLCIYVFELPLYLALFLGWGVAVLIAVLHRFSWREVLRATYQGLSSTFLVVGILLLIAGLISAWLVAGTVPGLIYYGMQFIQPEYLVVMAFLLTAGTSIVLGSSVGTLSTMGAAIAGMGLVFGISPALIGGALISGAMVGDRMSPVSGAFHLLSSMTGTKAEDNFKPLLKTGLPMFVICAGLFFWLGHGAASSTSTDSVNSPLVALLIEQFAMPWIVLVPPALVLTLAAFRVPIRWNLGLGILTGAGLALFVQGATLLEVLRAIWLGYDLTLQGETLLSGGGVWPIFNQTLLVFCAGMLNGVMESTGMMQTLLQKLLGRIQRYLGLIFSTMLLSVSMALLACNQALAIIVPGRALRPVYDRMAVPAPELVRTIGDSGVVASALIPWNLHGILCSAAMGIATTTFFPFAFYLWGLPILTLLLSIWNNRLNNNRIMNNLN; the protein is encoded by the coding sequence ATGATCGACGAGCAGAAACGCAGTTTTTCCTTCGGTATCGCGGGACTTCCATTTCTTTGCAGCCTCACAGGGCTGTTGCTGTGCATCTATGTGTTTGAACTTCCGCTATATTTGGCGCTTTTCCTAGGGTGGGGTGTGGCGGTATTGATCGCTGTGCTCCACCGCTTTTCGTGGCGGGAGGTACTACGTGCGACCTATCAGGGGTTGAGCAGTACCTTTTTGGTGGTCGGCATCTTGCTCTTGATCGCCGGCTTGATTTCGGCGTGGCTGGTCGCGGGGACGGTGCCGGGGCTGATCTATTACGGGATGCAGTTTATCCAGCCCGAATATCTGGTCGTGATGGCCTTTTTGCTGACGGCTGGCACGTCGATCGTGCTCGGCTCATCGGTGGGGACACTGTCCACGATGGGAGCTGCCATCGCGGGTATGGGGCTTGTGTTTGGCATTTCGCCTGCGCTGATCGGCGGGGCTCTGATCTCGGGGGCGATGGTCGGGGACCGGATGTCCCCTGTGTCCGGTGCTTTTCATCTGCTATCTTCGATGACCGGGACGAAGGCGGAAGACAATTTTAAACCGCTGCTGAAGACCGGGTTGCCGATGTTTGTGATCTGTGCAGGGCTCTTTTTCTGGCTGGGGCATGGGGCAGCTTCGAGCACTTCGACCGATTCGGTCAACTCACCCCTAGTCGCCCTGTTGATCGAACAGTTTGCTATGCCGTGGATCGTGTTGGTACCGCCTGCGCTCGTCCTGACCTTGGCGGCATTTCGCGTACCGATCCGTTGGAACCTCGGTCTGGGTATCCTGACCGGAGCGGGCCTTGCGCTTTTCGTGCAGGGAGCTACCCTGTTGGAGGTGCTGCGGGCGATCTGGCTCGGCTATGATCTGACCTTGCAAGGGGAGACACTGTTGAGCGGGGGCGGCGTATGGCCGATTTTTAACCAAACGTTGCTGGTCTTTTGTGCCGGGATGCTCAACGGCGTGATGGAATCGACCGGTATGATGCAGACCCTCTTACAAAAGCTGCTCGGGCGTATTCAGCGTTATCTGGGGCTGATCTTTTCGACCATGTTGCTCTCCGTTTCGATGGCGTTGCTCGCTTGCAACCAAGCGCTGGCGATCATCGTGCCGGGCCGAGCGTTGCGACCGGTCTACGACCGCATGGCTGTTCCGGCACCGGAGTTGGTACGCACGATTGGCGACTCGGGGGTCGTAGCGTCGGCACTGATTCCGTGGAATTTGCACGGGATCTTGTGCTCAGCGGCGATGGGGATTGCAACGACGACCTTTTTTCCGTTTGCCTTCTATTTGTGGGGGTTACCAATTTTAACTCTATTATTGTCTATTTGGAATAATCGATTGAATAATAACAGGATTATGAACAATCTCAATTGA
- a CDS encoding Fur family transcriptional regulator — protein sequence MKRKSYTQSLADLKSRGIRLTPQRQVILQYLKETEEHPTAEQVYQKIGEQFPGISLATVYNTLNMLKELGVIRELSYGDVSSRFDGNDSEHAHLVCEHCGQVLDIASPPDEALITQNVQQAGFTLSSYRLEYYGTCASCHEHATYQNEHAS from the coding sequence ATGAAAAGAAAAAGCTACACGCAGTCGCTCGCTGATCTGAAAAGCCGCGGTATTCGTCTAACACCTCAGAGACAAGTCATCTTACAGTACCTGAAGGAAACCGAGGAGCATCCGACAGCTGAGCAAGTCTACCAAAAAATTGGGGAGCAGTTCCCAGGCATCTCGCTTGCGACCGTGTACAACACTTTGAACATGCTTAAGGAACTTGGGGTAATCCGCGAATTGTCTTATGGAGATGTCTCCAGCCGTTTCGACGGTAACGATTCGGAGCATGCGCATCTGGTGTGTGAACACTGCGGCCAAGTGCTAGACATCGCCAGTCCGCCTGATGAGGCGCTGATCACCCAGAATGTACAACAAGCGGGATTTACTCTGTCTTCATATCGCCTGGAGTATTACGGAACTTGCGCATCGTGCCATGAGCACGCCACGTATCAGAACGAACATGCTT